In the Borrelia turicatae 91E135 genome, one interval contains:
- the rbfA gene encoding 30S ribosome-binding factor RbfA codes for MEKEIRKSKLESLLVQEISNLIVSKGIKDPRVHAFLTVVRVEISNDLINAKVFIGSIKEGASLDNAIKALNNAKGFIQREIVKRIRVRNTPKLNFLRDDTISKAFYVNKIIENLSFSEEQ; via the coding sequence ATGGAAAAAGAGATAAGAAAATCAAAACTTGAGAGTTTATTAGTTCAAGAGATTAGTAATTTAATAGTATCAAAAGGAATTAAAGATCCTAGGGTTCATGCATTTTTAACTGTTGTGAGAGTTGAAATTTCAAACGATTTAATAAATGCCAAAGTATTTATTGGTTCTATCAAAGAAGGTGCATCACTTGATAATGCTATTAAAGCATTAAATAATGCTAAGGGATTTATTCAAAGAGAAATTGTTAAACGTATTAGAGTTAGGAATACTCCAAAATTGAATTTTTTAAGAGATGATACTATTTCTAAGGCTTTTTATGTTAATAAAATAATTGAAAATTTAAGTTTTAGTGAAGAACAATAA
- the truB gene encoding tRNA pseudouridine(55) synthase TruB gives MNGIILLNKRIGITSCNTLCPLKRYFSTSRVGHTGTLDKFASGLLVVLVGKYTKLSNYIISLDKEYISEFEFGIETDTLDPNGRVVNTTNYIPSLEELILGIKSLVGEIYQIPPKFSSVHVKGKRAYKLALSGESFNLKSRKVNIYDIQILNYNVDSRILKLQIKCSKGTYVRSIARDLALSLGSYAYVKSLERIKIGDFRLDNACFCEDFTSNSLMNLESLGLFEKFYVDNSMIKLVKNGVYINVMISVGEFKILKSSNEEILAVVCGIGLNKYKYVIIF, from the coding sequence ATGAATGGGATTATTTTACTAAATAAAAGAATTGGAATAACGTCTTGTAATACCCTCTGTCCTTTAAAGAGATATTTTTCTACAAGTCGAGTTGGACATACAGGTACTCTTGATAAGTTTGCAAGTGGTCTGTTGGTCGTTTTAGTTGGCAAATACACTAAACTTTCAAATTATATTATATCTTTAGATAAAGAATATATATCAGAGTTTGAGTTTGGAATTGAAACCGATACTCTTGATCCTAATGGTAGAGTAGTAAATACTACAAATTATATTCCAAGTTTAGAGGAATTAATCCTTGGTATTAAGTCTTTAGTAGGTGAGATTTATCAAATTCCACCTAAGTTTTCTTCAGTACATGTTAAAGGAAAAAGAGCTTATAAGTTAGCTCTTAGTGGAGAGTCTTTCAATCTTAAGTCTAGGAAAGTTAATATATATGATATTCAGATCTTGAATTATAATGTTGATTCTCGTATTTTAAAGCTACAAATAAAATGCTCTAAGGGAACTTATGTTAGAAGTATAGCAAGAGATTTGGCATTGTCTTTAGGGTCATATGCTTATGTTAAGAGCCTTGAGAGAATTAAGATTGGGGATTTTAGATTAGATAATGCTTGTTTTTGTGAAGATTTCACTAGCAATTCTTTAATGAATTTAGAATCTTTAGGGCTTTTTGAAAAATTTTATGTTGATAATAGTATGATTAAGCTTGTCAAGAATGGTGTTTATATCAATGTTATGATTAGTGTTGGTGAGTTTAAGATTTTGAAGTCTAGCAATGAAGAGATATTAGCAGTAGTTTGTGGCATTGGTTTGAATAAATATAAATATGTTATTATTTTTTGA
- the rpsO gene encoding 30S ribosomal protein S15, which yields MISKEQKQKIITEFGKNPNDTGSVEVQIALITDRIRYLTEHLRSNKKDHSSKRGLLKLVGQRRNLLRYYQKKNLEAYRTLIAKLGLRK from the coding sequence ATGATTAGTAAAGAACAAAAACAAAAAATAATTACAGAGTTTGGTAAAAATCCAAATGATACAGGTTCGGTTGAAGTGCAAATAGCGTTAATTACAGATAGAATAAGGTATTTAACAGAGCATTTAAGGAGCAATAAAAAAGATCATAGCTCTAAGAGAGGTTTATTAAAGTTGGTTGGGCAGAGAAGAAATTTGTTAAGATATTATCAGAAGAAAAATTTGGAAGCTTATAGAACCTTAATAGCTAAACTTGGACTTAGAAAGTAA